Proteins encoded in a region of the Fusarium falciforme chromosome 6, complete sequence genome:
- a CDS encoding AB hydrolase-1 domain-containing protein, translating to MEYESADIPPIPTHAHHHHARRRSLQGPSSASNKRASLPPASPEVISNLITSLSIISKPANSHFEVPPTSLSLPSSPGPGHGSFGVDYGAFHQPSLDELRQDPVSLDELAACPPVIRTSKPPSGFSPLTAAKSPKSPRSPSRENSGGLRSFIRNSTSRPSSKGSSACSKNDDTQSIGNLSIERRNAPTPELNHQRSHDSWGKKTSRSQKGLMYMSSKEQLREREVERKRASGGVSASSSGGLAVESSIHSGGRSDPFFAETAIHEEPPAHQLPIERPGPMEGPCAIPARDSSLRKTGQVRRSSARRSRREDGPLSDVIPEAEEHHKPRGETGRRKQGHTAHDQLRSSARSPVYGLQESAPSKTTSVAGRSFLDVSQDDYGYGVDDDDDDGAPFPAVSQNRRREPSNDRHSRRRSGHQSPIPPDGVKMKRSSSRLKRLSGPLSPRPDDRSRESPSPQPVQNPTPAGYERPQSADSVDDAVESYLCSPRLSQKIRHPQTGRVISFSEVGDSEGSAVFCCVGMGLTRYITAFYDELALTLKLRLITPDRPGVGDSEPYSDGTATPLSWPDDVYAICQALKITKFSILAHSAGAIYALATALRMPQHIRGRIHLLAPWIPPSQMNVFGTSQTLPPTNAIPTSQRILRALPTPILKAANSSFMTATSSSITSSLPKNPRRAKRRTNNNGGRESTASNRNVTPSLDKENIGHDMYGKSNGHGDPDLEPPNASENMDRMQVPQGTRSPDNAILAAAADAMADKERQMTYDLRLTHAIWELATTGANPAVDLLVCLERRHTIGFRYVDITRPVVIHHGSRDTRVPVDNVKWLGKTMRRCEVRVLEGEGHGLMASASVMGSVLMEMSKEWEDWMKVTGADGRKERGRDRRGRV from the exons ATGGAGTACGAGTCGGCTGACATCCCCCCTATCCCGACCCAcgcccatcatcaccacgcCCGACGTCGCTCTCTTCAAGgtccctcctccgcctcaaaCAAGCGTGCCAGTCTCCCTCCCGCCAGCCCCGAAGTGATCTCCAACCTCATCACCAGCCtcagcatcatctccaagcccGCAAACTCCCACTTCGAGGTCCCCCCGACCAGCCTCTCTTTGCCTTCTAGCCCGGGTCCCGGCCACGGCAGCTTCGGCGTCGACTACGGAGCCTTTCACCAGCCGAGCCTCGACGAACTGAGACAGGACCCCGTATCCCTCGACGAGCTCGCCGCCTGCCCCCCGGTCATCCGCACCTCGAAGCCCCCGAGCGGCTTCTCCCCCCTTACCGCCGCAAAGTCACCCAAGAGCCCGAGAAGCCCCAGCCGTGAGAACTCGGGCGGCCTGCGTTCCTTTATACGCAACAGCACCTCGCGACCCTCGTCCAAGGGGTCATCGGCCTGCTCCAAGAATGACGACACCCAGAGCATAGGCAACCTCTCCATCGAACGCCGAAACGCGCCGACTCCCGAGCTGAACCACCAACGATCGCATGATAGCTGGGGCAAGAAGACGTCGAGGAGCCAAAAGGGGCTCATGTATATGAGTTCAAAGGAGCAGCTCCGCGAGAGGGAGGTTGAGAGGAAGCGCGCTTCTGGAGGTGTTTCTGCGTCGTCTTCTGGAGGACTTGCTGTTGAGAGCAGTATTCACAGCGGAGGACGAAGTGATCCCTTCTTTGCTGAGACGGCTATCCACGAGGAGCCGCCTGCACATCAGTTGCCTATTGAGCGTCCAGGCCCGATGGAGGGTCCTTGTGCTATCCCAGCGCGCGACTCGAGTCTAAGGAAGACAGGGCAGGTTAGACGATCGAGCGCGAGGAGATCAAGACGAGAGGATGGACCACTGAGCGATGTTATACCTGAGGCCGAGGAACACCACAAACCACGGGGGGAAACCGGGAGAAGAAAGCAGGGACATACCGCACATGATCAACTACGATCGTCTGCCAGGTCACCAGTCTATGGACTCCAAGAGTCAGCTCCGTCCAAGACCACAAGCGTAGCTGGCAGGAGTTTCCTCGACGTTAGCCAAGATGACTACGGTTATGgggtcgacgacgatgatgatgacggtgcGCCGTTCCCTGCCGTGTCACAAAATCGGCGGCGAGAACCAAGCAACGACCGTCATAGTCGTCGTCGTTCGGGTCACCAGAGCCCAATTCCTCCTGATGGCGTCAAGATGAAGCGGAGCAGTTCTCGACTCAAGCGTCTATCTGGACCGCTGAGCCCTCGACCTGACGATCGAAGTCGGGAATCTCCAAGTCCTCAACCAGTTCAGAACCCAACCCCAGCAGGATACGAGCGTCCTCAGTCAGCTGATTCCGTTGACGATGCCGTCGAGTCTTATCTCTGCTCTCCTCGCCTGTCACAAAAGATTCGGCATCCTCAGACAGGTCGCGTCATCTCCTTTTCCGAAGTTGGTGACTCGGAAGGATCGGCTGTGTTTTGCTGTGTCGGAATGGGACTTACTAGATACATCACTGCTTTCTACGATGAACTAGCGTTGACGTTGAAGCTGCGGCTGATCACTCCTGATCGTCCTGGTGTTGGAGATAGTGAGCCATACTCGGATGGGACTGCTACGCCGCTCAGCTGGCCAG ATGATGTCTATGCCATTTGCCAGGCTTTGAAGATTACAAAATTCTCCATCTTGGCTCATTCGGCTGGTGCCATCTACGCCTTGGCCACGGCTCTCCGTATGCCTCAGCACATCCGCGGTAGAATTCACCTCCTGGCACCATGGATCCCTCCATCTCAGATGAACGTCTTTGGAACATCGCAAACTCTCCCTCCGACAAATGCTATCCCGACCTCGCAGCGAATCCTACGAGCCCTCCCTACCCCCATCCTCAAGGCTGCCAACAGCAGTTTCATGACCGCCACGAGCAGCTCCATTACAAGTTCATTACCCAAGAACCCCCGACGAGCTAAGCGGAGGACAAACAACAACGGCGGAAGAGAGAGTACAGCGAGCAATCGGAATGTGACGCCTAGCTTGGACAAGGAGAATATCGGTCACGACATGTACGGCAAGTCCAACGGCCATGGTGATCCTGATCTGGAGCCCCCGAATGCCTCGGAGAACATGGATAGGATGCAGGTGCCTCAGGGCACGAGGAGCCCTGACAACGCCATCTTGGCAGCAGCTGCAGATGCCATGGCAGACAAGGAACGCCAAATGACGTACGACCTGCGGTTAACACACGCTATTTGGGAATTGGCAACAACGGGAGCAAACCCAGCCGTGGACCTCCTAGTATGTCTCGAACGACGACACACAATCGGCTTCCGATACGTCGACATTACTCGACCAGTGGTTATCCACCACGGAAGCAGAGACACGCGTGTCCCCGTGGACAATGTCAAGTGGCTCGGCAAGACGATGCGGAGGTGCGAGGTCAGAGTCCTCGAGGGAGAAGGACACGGCCTCATGGCTAGCGCAAGCGTCATGGGCTCGGTGCTCATGGAGATGAGCAAGGAGTGGGAGGACTGGATGAAGGTTACTGGCGCTGACGGACGGAAAGAACGCGGTAGAGACCGGAGGGGGAGAGTTTAA
- a CDS encoding Fatty acid hydroxylase domain-containing protein: protein MDVLLSLPILSYLLSPASASWSTSLNLLFFYMTWTTLVLSHTPLRIRLLGSLAIRIVLYLIPSLLTLLLDAAVPSLAESIKLGGRASLPPRDARTLARQVALVVFNLALVTGVEGASSLGFSYVFKDNDFKTTSTLPLPWQLAKHIVLLLTAREVLTYYIHRYTLHSSSTIGKYHRRFAHARAAAPYSLLLFADHPIPLLLQRFVPIYLPALALRPHLLTYFLFLSLCTAEETLSMSGYSIVPGIIMGGMTRRTAVHYASGGDCNYGAWGFLDWVNGTGRGRDVLEDVKAEAEKHHVKERSAKKVDSGMGAIQDGIDKLTNGNEDGRRRSSRLRSKRAS from the coding sequence ATGGATGTTCTCCTCTCTCTACCCATACTCTCTTACCTCCTATCGCCTGCTTCGGCGTCATGGTCGACatctctcaacctcctcttcttttaCATGACATGGACGACTCTCGTCCTCTCCCACACTCCCCTACGAATCCGCCTCCTAGGCTCTCTCGCGATACGCATAGTCCTCTATCTAATACCGTCGCTACTCACGCTTCTGTTGGATGCGGCGGTTCCAAGCCTCGCCGAGTCCATCAAGCTTGGCGGTCGTGCATCACTCCCTCCCCGTGATGCTCGTACACTAGCCCGCCAGGTTGCACTCGTTGTGTTCAACCTCGCCCTCGTGACGGGTGTCGAGGGCGCTTCAAGTCTGGGTTTTTCCTACGTCTTCAAAGACAATGACTTCAAGACTACGTCGACTCTTCCACTGCCATGGCAGCTAGCGAAGCATATTGTCTTGCTACTCACGGCGCGAGAGGTGCTCACATATTACATCCACCGTTACACGCTGCATTCCTCGTCGACCATTGGCAAATACCACCGTCGCTTCGCCCATGCTCGTGCTGCGGCGCCTTATagccttctcctctttgCCGACCACCCAATTCCTCTGCTCCTCCAACGTTTCGTCCCCATCTACCTACCTGCTCTGGCATTGCGACCACATCTCTTGACTTACTTCCTGTTCCTTTCCCTCTGCACCGCCGAGGAAACCCTATCCATGTCCGGCTACAGCATTGTTCCGGGCATCATAATGGGCGGGATGACGCGGCGAACAGCAGTACACTATGCTAGTGGTGGGGATTGCAATTATGGCGCCTGGGGATTCCTCGACTGGGTTAACGGCACCGGACGGGGTCGGGATGTGCTTGAGGACGTCAAGGCCGAAGCGGAGAAGCATCATGTTAAAGAGAGGTCCGCGAAAAAGGTGGATAGTGGTATGGGAGCGATTCAGGATGGAATTGACAAGTTGACGAATGGGAATGAagatgggaggaggaggagttcGAGGTTGAGGTCAAAGAGAGCTTCTTAA
- a CDS encoding Inclusion body clearance protein IML2, translated as MSRLAGWFRGGAAAKADDASDTSSTRDNVAKEMEDIDDAMNSAGLIMNDDIDGAWERLQTGDSSFHQLGLAVTIFMRSVLGFEKAVMTETTTKLDECEARAWADYKKAQKHGKARAGSKLYPPGTEYELVRAETQLMGAVVGVLHESLIDAMKSFLKLRKAFITLDAIIEAENKTLGNKPEGQSQASLSAKATDDGSSSMEKLEIESKSGDGSSGTQTPANLESSSSSTTTPGTSTEDEKLDEGAPLKEARSKPTESDTVLLENPLDVFVHSGANMCFGLILLMLTLVPPAFSRILSVVGFRGDRERGVRMLWRSTAYANVNGAIAGLVLLSYYNALLGAVDILPDEKDFDEGAEIVGPPREKCDKLLASMRARYPDSRLWKVEEARQHGNEQELPKAIEVLTTGGESKMKQVAALNNFELSINAMAIQNWPLMRDSFLHCLEVNDWSPALYYYMAGIASLELYRNAIEAGDEGEARRQKVKTEEFFRKAPSVAGKKRFMARQLPFEVFIQRKIQKWEDRVKEHKVDLADAIGASPALEMCYLWNMVKRMGPAELETARHAMRWERCTAKPEVVEKMKEELDEMGSWALICASLFRQGKRFEEARELLETHVLKHDRSVFKGPTKDDYVLAAGTYEKGAIAWGECCNPPEGTVEEVAKYRREKYDECLRQMDVAKVWEAFVLDARIGMRVQSGLETLSWFGKKMGYS; from the exons atgagTCGTTTAGCGGGCTGGTTCCGCGGAggcgccgccgccaaggctGATGATGCGAGCGACACCAGCTCGACCAGGGACAATGTCGCTAAAGAGATGGAGGATATCGACGATGCCATGAACTCGGCCGGACTCATCATGAACGATGATATTGATGGAGCTTGGGAGCGACTGCAGACGGGCGATTCATCTTTTCATCAGCTGGGTCTTGCTGTCACCATCTTTATGCGATCGGTCCTCGGCTTTGAGAAGGCCGTCATGACGGAGACGACAACTAAGCTGGATGAATGTGAGGCTAGGGCTTGGGCTGACTATAAAAAGGCGCAGAAGCACGGAAAGGCGAGGGCTGGAAGCAAGTTGTATCCCCCGGGGACAGAGTATGAGCTTGTGCGTGCTGAGACACAGCTCATGGGCGCCGTCGTTGGTGTTCTCCACGAGAGTCTCATCGACGCCATGAAGAGTTTCCTCAAACTCCGCAAGGCATTCATCACCCTCGACGCAATCATTGAAGCTGAGAATAAGACGCTGGGAAACAAACCCGAGGGACAATCGCAGGCGTCATTATCCGCCAAGGCAACGGATGACGGCTCTAGCAGCatggagaagctcgagattgAGTCCAAGAGCGGCGACGGATCTTCCGGAACGCAAACACCAGCAAACCTGGAATCTTCCAGTTCTTCGACAACGACTCCGGGAACCAGCACTGAAGACGAGAAGCTCGACGAGGGAGCGCCGCTGAAGGAAGCCAGGTCAAAGCCCACCGAGTCCGACACTGTTCTTCTCGAGAACCCCCTCGACGTCTTTGTCCATTCGGGCGCAAACATGTGCTTCGGACTTATTCTCCTCATGCTGACCCTCGTTCCCCCAGCCTTTTCTCGAATTCTGTCGGTTGTTGGGTTCCGAGGAGATCGTGAGCGAGGCGTTCGTATGCTCTGGCGATCTACCGCTTACGCCAATGTGAATGGCGCTATTGCTGGTCTGGTTCTGCTGTCATACTATAACGCCCTTCTTGGAGCCGTGGATATCCTTCCTGACGAAAAGGACTTTGATGAAGGTGCCGAGATTGTTGGTCCTCCTCGAGAGAAATGTGACAAGCTCCTTGCATCCATGCGAGCAAGGTACCCAGACTCGAGGCTGTggaaggttgaggaggctaGACAGCACGGCAACGAGCAGGAACTCcccaaggccatcgaggTCCTCACAACCGGTGGCGAGTCCAAGATGAAGCAGGTTGCGGCGCTCAACAACTTTGAGCTCTccatcaacgccatggcTATCCAGAACTGGCCACTCATGCGAGACTCGTTCCTCCACTGCCTCGAGGTCAACGACTGGAGTCCTGCTCTGTACTACTATATGGCCGGTATCGCATCCCTGGAACTGTACCGCAATGCGATTGAGGCGGGTGACGAGGGCGAAGCGAGACGACAAAAGGTCAAGACGGAGGAGTTCTTCCGCAAAGCACCCAGCGTCGCAGGCAAGAAGCGCTTCATGGCGCGACAGCTACCCTTCGAAGTCTTTATCCAGCGCAAGATCCAAAAGTGGGAGGACCGCGTAAAGGAGCACAAAGTCGACCTCGCCGACGCGATTGGCGCAAGCCCGGCGCTCGAGATGTGCTACCTGTGGAACATGGTCAAGCGTATGGGTCCTGCCGAACTCGAGACTGCTAGACATGCTATGCGGTGGGAGAGGTGCACGGCTAAGCCTGAGGTTgtggagaagatgaaggaggagcttgatgagatgggatCGTGGGCGCTTATTTGTGCGTCGCTGTTTAGACAGGGTAAGAGGTTTGAAGAGGCGAGAGAGCTTCTGGAGACGCATGTTCTCAAGCATGACCG ATCAGTATTCAAGGGCCCAACAAAAGACGACTACGTCCTCGCGGCGGGAACATACGAAAAGGGCGCCATCGCATGGGGAGAATGCTGCAACCCTCCTGAAGGCACCGTCGAAGAGGTCGCCAAGTACAGGAGGGAAAAGTACGACGAGTGTCTGCGGCAGATGGACGTTGCCAAGGTCTGGGAGGCGTTTGTACTTGATGCGAGAATTGGCATGAGGGTGCAGAGTGGACTGGAGACGTTGAGCTGGTTTGGCAAGAAGATGGGATACTCATAG
- a CDS encoding PKS-ER domain-containing protein: MATHLAAVSIAKGEPFELQTRPTPKPGPGELLIEVKSVALNPADHIMRASGLFIPEYPTVIGFDMSGLVLEVGENVPIDPNEDPYFQPGVTRVAAYAASFWRSYNPDYGFFQEKCIVPWQHAMPLPDDISWNQAATLPVSTEVALSAWDALGIPRLGEATQKDNKDKREALLVWGASSSVGTMGVQSARLLRDDTESPFAAVYATASAANHEYIRSLGADRVFDYKDPEVVDAIVSAAREDGMVIRHCYLAMGQFAACQSVLKAFLENNSENQKAKIGSAPLIPSDAEEVEGVEAIFVMPANDEKERLTQLRYWLGTWLRENLVKGNVRPSPEPKVVGKGLGAINDGLDELMRGVSCTKLVVEVVE; encoded by the coding sequence ATGGCCACCCATCTTGCTGCCGTCTCCATCGCTAAAGGCGAGCCCTTTGAACTCCAAACCCGTCCCACGCCCAAACCAGGCCCAGGCGAGCTCCTCATCGAGGTCAAGTCCGTGGCCCTAAACCCGGCAGACCACATCATGCGTGCCTCGGGCCTCTTCATACCCGAATATCCCACTGTCATTGGGTTTGACATGTCCGGGTTGGTCCTCGAAGTCGGCGAAAACGTCCCTATTGATCCCAACGAGGACCCCTACTTTCAACCGGGTGTCACTCGAGTTGCTGCCTACGCCGCATCTTTCTGGAGGTCTTACAACCCCGACTATGGCTTCTTTCAGGAGAAGTGCATCGTCCCCTGGCAACACGCCATGCCTCTCCCAGATGATATCTCTTGGAACCAGGCTGCGACCTTGCCCGTATCTACCGAGGTAGCTCTTAGCGCGTGGGATGCATTGGGAATTCCACGGCTCGGGGAAGCAACGCAGAAAGATAACAAGGACAAGAGAGAAGCCCTCCTAGTCTGGGGTGCTTCCTCGAGCGTGGGAACCATGGGCGTCCAATCCGCTCGGCTCCTGCGGGACGACACTGAATCTCCCTTTGCCGCCGTGTACGCTACGGCCAGCGCGGCTAATCACGAATACATACGATCTCTAGGCGCGGATCGTGTCTTTGATTATAAAGACCCGGAGGTGGTGGACGCGATTGTTTCAGCAGCTAGAGAGGATGGCATGGTGATTCGACACTGCTATCTTGCCATGGGGCAGTTTGCGGCATGCCAAAGCGTGCTCAAGGCTTTCCTCGAGAACAACAGCGAGAACcagaaggccaagattggTTCTGCGCCGCTTATCCCTTCGGACGcagaggaggtggaggggGTGGAAGCCATCTTCGTGATGCCGGCGAATGATGAAAAGGAGAGGTTGACTCAGCTTCGATATTGGCTGGGGACCTGGCTGAGGGAGAACCTAGTCAAGGGGAACGTCAGACCGAGTCCAGAGCCAAAGGTAGTGGGAAAGGGCTTGGGGGCTATCAACGATGGGTTGGATGAGCTTATGCGAGGGGTGAGCTGTACCAAGTTGGTTGTCGAGGTTGTGGAGTGA
- a CDS encoding Endo/exonuclease/phosphatase domain-containing protein: MRFPSPLIAVTSALWLTLFPSVQAQSAEASGSLSLIEGEDLFTFRYSTSQPDSSNWVGLYYSAGGGPVDGEKGSSNSIMWKWTPKSQGTVQLSASSLEPGNYTAFFLARGGYQSLAEPLEVVKPRETGGDVAFIVSDVTLPKARVGDRYTYRLSGLVKGGNHVTFSTQGYGSWLKITEGGVLAGTPTGTAKDAVVTIRATGTDSAAIGVFTVPVVPEGEPLIKELKVMSLNMWNGGTGVTNYHDKQVRFMASSGADIIGIQEDQWGRHIPRLANALGWWGWSSGGDVGILSKYPIVEEYGVISRPSRSGGVRIALDGDQQQLNFYVAHLGYTPYGPYDTCFSHMSPDKVIQREAQSGRTPQMEATLRGMKNHLDQADETPVFLVGDFNAPSHLDWVDGLKEKNCGYSNVRWPTSVLPEEAGLIDSFRVANPDPVKVQGTTWSPVTIWNNANRREPQDRIDFILHKGKSLKVTDSHTVVVGNPMPIPDTKYNEWFSDHAAVLTTYELE; the protein is encoded by the coding sequence ATGAGATTCCCATCACCGCTGATAGCGGTCACCTCCGCTCTATGGCTCACCCTCTTCCCTTCCGTGCAGGCACAGTCTGCGGAAGCCTCGGGATCCCTCTCGCTGATTGAGGGCGAGGATCTCTTCACCTTCCGGTACTCCACCTCCCAACCCGACAGCTCCAACTGGGTCGGTCTCTACTACAGTGCCGGCGGAGGCCCCGTCGATGGGGAGAAGGGCTCGTCCAACTCCATAATGTGGAAGTGGACGCCTAAATCCCAGGGAACCGTCCAGCTGTCCGCCTCTAGCCTCGAACCCGGCAACTACAcggccttcttcctcgcccgcGGCGGATACCAGTCGCTCGCTGAGCCTCTCGAGGTGGTCAAGCCCCGCGAGACTGGCGGGGATGTCGCGTTTATCGTCTCTGACGTCACCCTGCCCAAAGCGCGTGTCGGCGATAGGTACACGTATCGGCTTAGCGGCCTCGTCAAAGGCGGCAACCATGTCACTTTCTCCACCCAAGGATACGGCAGCTGGCTCAAGATCACCGAAGGCGGCGTGCTTGCTGGTACACCTACTGGTACCGCCAAGGATGCCGTTGTCACTATTCGCGCGACTGGTACCGACTCTGCCGCCATTGGTGTCTTTACTGTTCCTGTGGTCCCTGAGGGTGAGCCTCTGATTAAGGAACTCAAGGTCATGTCCTTGAACATGTGGAACGGTGGCACCGGAGTCACCAACTACCACGACAAGCAGGTCCGCTTCATGGCGTCTTCCGGCGCCGATATCATCGGCATTCAGGAGGATCAGTGGGGCCGTCACATCCCTCGTCTCGCCAATGCTTTGGGCTGGTGGGGATGGTCCAGCGGCGGTGATGTCGGCATTCTCAGCAAGTACCCCATTGTGGAGGAGTACGGCGTCATCAGCAGACCCAGCCGTTCTGGAGGTGTGAGGATCGCTCTCGACGGTGACCAACAGCAGCTCAACTTCTACGTCGCTCACCTAGGCTACACCCCTTATGGACCTTATGATACCTGCTTTAGCCACATGAGCCCCGACAAGGTTATCCAGCGAGAGGCTCAGTCTGGTCGCACACCTCAGATGGAGGCTACACTCCGCGGCATGAAGAACCACCTTGACCAGGCTGACGAGACTCCCGTGTTCCTCGTCGGTGACTTCAACGCTCCTTCTCACCTCGACTGGGTCGACGgtctcaaggagaagaactgCGGCTACTCCAACGTCCGCTGGCCAACCTCTGTCCTCCCCGAGGAGGCAGGCCTCATCGACTCCTTCCGAGTCGCCAACCCTGACCCGGTCAAGGTCCAAGGCACAACCTGGTCTCCCGTCACTATCTGGAACAACGCCAACCGCCGAGAGCCCCAGGACCGAATCGACTTCATCCTGCACAAGGGCAAGAGCCTCAAGGTGACGGACTCGCACACGGTGGTTGTGGGAAATCCCATGCCGATCCCCGACACCAAGTACAACGAGTGGTTCTCTGACCACGCTGCTGTGCTGACGACTTATGAGTTGGAGTGA
- a CDS encoding Fungal-trans domain-containing protein, with protein MGCDNAKPKCENCQGRAIECTYTKRTKQARPSNARINTLEEENAQLRELLRLQSASLNWEHPPNTPQPSLDDSILVPNHHDSASNTIHVSDTVDGPHNDVSLSHSATPDEANQTPFHGPSSVVLQPESSMPAPGGTVESCNLDVKNQLLAETTRQRQYEMINFRAGKLDFGGIDPALGMELLSNFWNRQHYAGPIVYRPAFMRDMVCKGPHYSDLLLNAILFAGSKYSNDPAVRSNVDNKDSAGRPFRAKFEEILHGSQVLFKSRVTTIQALLIVADALFSWCDETSLSWHYMGLAISMIVDLGIHVDGAASEKSANHTPEDAEVHRRVFWAAFTRDKVQSIYQGRPARLREADNRVPIRFLDEYEELEEFNTSTYSRYPTQLGCPTYSVSTFEQLCKLSIIMDRILCNLYSEKSCSRDPQELFDASNALHGELKRWRSAMPAHLLVHLNNPGNSTILPHSLSLLAMYNSLVILLHRPFVSDGHLQSASSSAARDAFSHCAVAALEIHHMLQVYRQHFCLKSVPYFVSYATYVSATIHVRMAAQRGPESGAHKYLRSCLEVLGEHQAKCFAPRRAMRVLLAIMDRLNVHVGDFSALATSSCQADEAARPIETPSSQQTLQALAPSEQLLNNNQGDLDLVLTDLDMDEIMKTFSLVPEAQPVSINEDLAAERFLPSQDTLPFSDVLFGFDFDII; from the exons CTGGGATGCGACAATGCAAAGCCCAAATGCGAAAACTGTCAAGGAAGAGCTATTGAGTGCACGTACACCAAGAGAACCAAACAAGCTAG GCCCTCCAACGCGCGCATTAACACTCTTGAAGAGGAGAACGCTCAACTTCGCGAGTTGCTGCGACTACAAAGCGCAAGCTTGAACTGGGAACACCCACCCAACACTCCTCAACCCTCCTTGGACGATTCTATTCTCGTCCCAAATCACCATGACTCCGCTTCCAACACAATCCACGTGTCGGACACTGTCGATGGTCCTCACAATGACGTATCTTTGTCTCATTCCGCAACTCCAGATGAAGCAAACCAAACTCCCTTCCACGGCCCTTCGAGCGTCGTTCTTCAGCCAGAATCTTCCATGCCTGCCCCAGGTGGCACAGTTGAGTCATGTAATCTTGACGTGAAGAATCAGCTTTTGGCCGAAACGACGAGGCAAC GCCAATATGAGATGATCAACTTCAGGGCCGGAAAGCTTGATTTTGGAGGCATAGATCCTGCCCTTGGCATGGAGCTCCTTTCAAATTTCTGGAACCGCCAACACTACGCAGGTCCCATCGTTTATCGACCAGCCTTTATGAGAGACATGGTCTGCAAGGGTCCACACTACTCAGATTTATTGCTCAACGCCATCTTATTTGCAGGCTCAAAGTATTCAAACGACCCAGCAGTGCGGAGCAACGTCGATAACAAGGACTCGGCCGGACGACCCTTTCGCGCCAAGTTCGAGGAGATTCTGCACGGTTCACAAGTCTTGTTCAAGAGCCGAGTAACAACTATACAGGCTCTCCTTATTGTTGCCGACGCTCTCTTCTCTTGGTGTGATGAGACGAGTCTATCGTGGCATTACATGGGTCTCGCCATCAGCATGATTGTTGATCTTGGTATCCACGTCGATGGCGCTGCGAGTGAGAAATCAGCAAACCACACACCAGAGGATGCAGAAGTGCACCGAAGAGTGTTTTGGGCAGCCTTTA CCCGTGACAAAGTGCAATCGATATATCAAGGCCGACCCGCACGACTCAGAGAAGCCGATAACCGCGTGCCGATTCGGTTTCTTGACGAATATGAAGAGCTTGAAGAGTTCAACACCAGTACCTACTCGAGATATCCGACACAGCTGGGTTGTCCGACATATAGTGTCTCGACCTTTGAGCAGCTTTGCAAACTCAGTATCATCATGGATCGAATTCTTTGCAACCTCTATTCAGAAAAGAGTTGTTCTAGGGATCCTCAGGAACTTTTCGATGCTTCGAATGCCCTTCATGGTGAGTTGAAGCGCTGGAGGAGTGCGATGCCTGCACACTTGCTTGTGCATCTGAACAACCCCGGCAACTCAACAATCCTCCCCCACTCTCTATCATTACT GGCCATGTACAACTCTCTAGTCATCTTGCTGCATCGACCCTTTGTCTCCGATGGCCACCTACAATCTGCCTCGTCATCCGCAGCACGAGACGCGTTCTCCCACTGCGCAGTAGCAGCGCTGGAAATCCACCACATGCTCCAAGTCTACAGACAGCACTTTTGTCTCAAATCAGTACCTTATTTCGTCTCGTATGCAACATACGTCAGCGCCACCATCCATGTCCGCATGGCCGCGCAAAGAGGTCCCGAGTCAGGGGCCCACAAGTACCTTCGAAGCTGCCTGGAGGTTCTGGGGGAGCATCAGGCTAAGTGCTTCGCTCCAAGACGGGCAATGAGGGTCTTGCTTGCGATTATGGATCGTTTGAATGTCCATGTTGGAGACTTTTCGGCTCTCGCCACTTCAAGTTGTCAAGCTGATGAGGCGGCGCGGCCTATTGAAACCCCCTCTAGCCAACAGACACTACAGGCCTTGGCCCCCTCAGAACAGCTACTAAACAACAATCAGGGTGACTTGGACCTTGTTTTGACAGATTTGGACATGGATGAGATCATGAAGACCTTCAGTCTTGTCCCGGAAGCCCAACCTGTCTCCATCAACGAGGATCTCGCAGCGGAAAGATTCCTTCCGAGCCAAGACACACTCCCCTTTTCCGATGTATTGTTCGGCTTCGATTTTGACATAATTTAG